In one Gemmatimonadaceae bacterium genomic region, the following are encoded:
- a CDS encoding DNA alkylation repair protein: MPTLAEVQRALHELADSRDAEFLQRFFKTAPGQYGEGDRFLGIRVPQLRALARRFRTLQHEQALRLLESPWHEQRLLALLLLVERFKRGTDAERDTIYRAYLAHSQHVNNWDLVDCSAQHIVGAHVDPRNVRALEELARSESLWQRRIAMLATFHWIKQDEFRPALRIANLLVKDSHDLIHKAVGWMLREVGKRDRAVEEKFLREHYRNMPRTMLRYAIERLPESRRQQYLRGEL, from the coding sequence ATGCCCACGCTCGCCGAGGTCCAGCGCGCATTGCACGAATTGGCCGACTCGCGAGACGCCGAATTCCTCCAGCGTTTCTTCAAGACGGCCCCCGGACAGTACGGCGAAGGCGACCGGTTCCTCGGTATTCGTGTTCCTCAGCTTCGAGCGTTGGCGCGCCGATTCCGCACGCTGCAGCATGAGCAGGCGCTCAGACTCTTGGAGTCACCGTGGCACGAGCAACGGCTCCTCGCGCTGCTGCTTCTGGTCGAGCGCTTCAAGCGCGGCACCGACGCCGAGCGCGACACGATCTACCGCGCCTACCTCGCGCACAGTCAGCACGTCAACAACTGGGACCTGGTCGACTGCTCCGCGCAGCACATCGTCGGCGCACACGTCGATCCGCGGAACGTGCGCGCACTCGAGGAGCTCGCGCGCTCGGAATCATTGTGGCAGCGGCGGATCGCCATGCTGGCGACGTTCCACTGGATCAAGCAGGACGAGTTCCGTCCGGCGCTTCGCATCGCGAATCTCCTCGTGAAAGACTCCCATGATCTGATCCACAAGGCTGTCGGGTGGATGCTGCGCGAGGTCGGCAAGCGTGATCGCGCGGTAGAAGAGAAGTTCCTTCGTGAGCATTATCGTAACATGCCGCGCACGATGCTCCGCTACGCGATCGAGCGGCTCCCGGAGTCTCGCCGGCAGCAGTATTTGCGCGGGGAGCTTTGA
- a CDS encoding dienelactone hydrolase family protein: MRTRGLIACSLAALSLAACHRPNADEHMGHMSPADMAVPNGMAAVDQGNPALPPSYNTAAARLAASPRHGEWVKIAWAPASSDSLMAWIVYPSTSNAKTPVVVVVHEIFGLATWVRGVADQVAADGFIAIAPDLVSRARGGPSTQELSGDSARKLIASVNTTDRNMGITAAARYAMSQPSAAPRYAVIGYCWGGSTVWAHAVNGGTTGYVGGVAFYGTPYMSGAAPNGDSLARINKPVMLLSGSKDARIGAAMPAIDSAMKALGKSYVGINYPGAIHGFLRAQDDPKTPKRDEAEEQANLAATKDAWPRTLAFLRQNLK; this comes from the coding sequence ATGCGAACGCGTGGTCTCATTGCGTGCTCTCTCGCTGCGCTCTCTCTCGCCGCCTGCCATCGCCCCAACGCCGACGAACACATGGGGCACATGAGCCCCGCCGACATGGCGGTGCCTAACGGGATGGCCGCCGTCGATCAGGGCAATCCGGCGCTCCCGCCGAGCTACAACACTGCCGCGGCCCGTTTGGCGGCGAGCCCGCGCCATGGCGAGTGGGTCAAGATCGCCTGGGCACCCGCCTCGTCCGACTCGCTCATGGCGTGGATCGTCTATCCGTCGACGTCGAATGCGAAGACGCCGGTCGTCGTCGTCGTCCACGAGATCTTCGGTCTCGCGACGTGGGTCCGCGGGGTCGCCGACCAGGTGGCCGCCGACGGATTCATCGCGATCGCGCCCGATCTCGTCTCGCGCGCGCGTGGCGGACCGAGCACTCAGGAGCTGTCCGGCGACTCGGCGCGGAAGCTGATCGCAAGCGTCAATACGACCGACCGCAACATGGGCATCACCGCGGCGGCTCGTTATGCCATGTCGCAGCCCTCGGCGGCGCCGCGGTACGCAGTCATCGGATACTGCTGGGGTGGAAGCACGGTCTGGGCGCACGCGGTCAATGGTGGCACTACCGGCTATGTCGGTGGCGTTGCCTTTTACGGGACGCCTTACATGAGTGGCGCCGCGCCCAACGGCGATTCACTCGCCAGGATCAACAAGCCCGTCATGCTGCTCAGCGGCTCGAAAGACGCGCGCATCGGCGCGGCGATGCCCGCGATCGATTCGGCGATGAAGGCGCTCGGCAAGTCGTACGTCGGCATCAACTATCCGGGTGCAATCCACGGCTTCCTGCGCGCGCAAGATGATCCGAAGACGCCGAAGCGCGACGAGGCCGAGGAACAGGCGAACCTCGCGGCGACGAAGGACGCGTGGCCGCGGACCCTCGCGTTCCTCCGTCAGAACCTCAAGTAG
- a CDS encoding TfoX/Sxy family protein produces MAVTNSYRTFVLEQLNRAVPPVRARAMFGGVGLYAGKIFFALIANDVLYFRTDETTRPAFESLGMAPFRPFDEHGPVMSYYQIPEEVLEEPETLQQWAQRAIDTARARHQPAKKRRRRK; encoded by the coding sequence ATGGCAGTGACGAACAGCTATCGAACATTCGTGCTCGAGCAACTGAATCGCGCGGTCCCACCCGTGCGTGCTCGCGCCATGTTCGGCGGCGTCGGCCTGTACGCCGGCAAGATCTTCTTCGCATTGATCGCGAATGATGTGCTCTACTTCAGGACGGACGAGACAACCCGACCCGCGTTCGAGTCGTTAGGTATGGCGCCATTTCGGCCGTTCGATGAACACGGACCGGTGATGAGCTACTATCAAATTCCGGAAGAGGTCCTCGAGGAGCCCGAGACGCTGCAGCAGTGGGCGCAGCGGGCAATCGACACCGCGCGAGCGCGACACCAACCTGCCAAGAAGCGTAGGCGTCGGAAGTGA